In the genome of Massilia sp. UMI-21, the window CTTCCTGACCAAGTACAACGCGCAACCGTCCAGCGAGCATGACGCCGCCTTCGACGCCGCCCTGGGCATCAAGCCGGGCATGACTGATGCCGAGCTGAAGGCCGCGCTGGACCGCATCTACGCCGGTTCGAAGCTGGCCAACAAGGAAGCGCGCACTGCGTGGCTGACGAAGTCGCCGGCCGAATTCCAGGCCTCGGACGACAGCTTCATCAAGGCTGCGGTCGCCATGTACGACGCCGCCATGCGCGAAGAAGCCCAGGAAGAAGAACTGGCCGGCAAGATCCAGCAGGCTTACGCGAACTACATGAAGGCCAAGATCGCCTTCATGAACAGCAAGGGCCAGGCCGTCTATCCGGATGCCAACGGCACCCTGCGCGCGACCTTCGGCAAGATCGCCGGCCGTGACGTCGGCGCCGACGGCACCGAAGGCTGGACCGCGTTCACCACCGTCAAGGGCGTGGTGGCCAAGCACACCGGCGAAGGCGAGTTCGATGCGCCGGATGCCCAGCTGGCCGCGATCAAGGCCAAGGACTTCGGCAAGTACGTCGATCCGAAGCTGAAGACCGTGCCGGTCAACTACCTGGCGACGCTGGACATCACCGGCGGCAACTCGGGTTCGGCCGCGCTGAACTCGAAGGCCGAGCTGATCGGCCTGGCCTTCGACGGCACCCTGGACTCGATCATCTCGGACTGGGACTTCAACAAGGCCATGACCCGCGACATCCAGGTCGACATCCGCTACATCCTGTGGAACATGAAACACGTGGACAAGGCGGACAACCTGCTGAAGGAAATGAACGTGCAATAAACGTTCTCCCGGCACCGGCGGGGCCGGAATAAAGAAGCCACGCCGCCGCAAGGCCGCGTGGCTTTTCTTTTCCCGGATGGCCGGCGCCGTTCGTGCCGCCGATCCTGCAGTCCGTCGCGCGCCGGATGCAGGCATGCAGATGCGGCGCTATGCTCCTTCCATCGACAGGAAAGGAGCACCTATGAAGAAAATCTGGCTGTTGATCGGTGCGCTGCTGGCCTCGGCCTCGGCATGCACCCTGGCGCAGGATGCGCCCGACCCGTATGCGAAGGCGCGCGCCATCGTCGCAGACCTGGGCCGCATCAGCGCGCCGAGCGGCGTGCAGGAGTCGTACAAGACCCGCATCGGCGGGGTCGAGCAGTGGCTGAACGTGCGTGGCCAGGACCGCGACAATCCCATGATCCTGTTCGTGCACGGCGGCCCGGCGTCGCCCGTGACGCCGACCATGTGGCAGTTCCAGCGCCCGATCGAGGAATACTTCACCGTGGCGAACTGGGACCAGCGCGGCGCCGGCAAGAGCTACGGCGAGACCGATCCCGACAAGGTGGCCGACACCATCCGCATCGCGCGCTACGTCGATGACGCGATCGAGGTGGCCGAGCACCTGCAGGCGCGCTACGGCAAGCGCAAGCTGATCCTGATGGGCCACAGCTGGGGCACCATCATCGGCATGCGCGCAGCGCTCAAGCGTCCCGACCTGTTCCATGCCTACGTGGGCATCGGCCAGGTGCTGAACATGCGCGAGAACGAGCGCATCAGCTTCGACTATGCCTTCGAGCGCGCCAGGCGCGAGAACAATGCCGAAGCGGTCAAGGAGATGGCCTCGATCGCGCCCTACCCGGGCGGGCAGCCGATCACGCGCGAACGCATCATCATCGCGCGCAAGTGGCCGCAATACTACGGCGGCCTGTCGGCCTTCCGCGGCGAGTCGGCCTACTTCTTCCGCGGCCCCCTGCTCTCGCCCGACTACACGCCGGCCCAGGTGAAGGACATCGACCAGGGCAGCGTGCTGACGCTGGGCCGCGTACTGCCGGAATTCCTCGAAGTCGATTTTTCAGGCGTGAAGCGCTTCCCGATCCCGGTCGTGATGTTCCTGGGGCGGCACGACTACACCACGCCGGCCGCGCCCACGGTGGCCTGGATGGAGAAGGTGGACGCGCCCTACAAGCGCATCGTCTGGTTCGAACGCTCGGCGCACATGATTCCCTGGGAAGAACCGGGCAAGCTTCTCGTCAGCCTGCTCGAGGTGGTCAGGCCGCTGGTGAAGTGAGACTGCGCATGATCGCTTCCAGCTCGGCCGCGATCTGCTCGGCCAGCCGGTGGATGTGGAAGCCGTCGACAAAGCCGTGGTGCGCCTGCACCGAGAACGGCAGCTCCAGGCGGCCGCTCCCGGCGTCGCGGAACTTGCCCCAGGCGAAGGATGGGATGTCCGGCTGCGCCAGCGAGGCGCTCGGATGCTGGATCGCCGTGAAGGCCAGCCAGGGGATGCAGGTGACAAAGACCTGCTCCTTGGCCTGCAGCGGCGTGCGGGCGGCATACGCCATGTTCAGCGCCGCCATGCTGCTGGCCGCTTCGCGCGCCGCGATGCCGCGCGCGACGAACTCGCGCACATCGTCGCTCCAGTCGAACTGGGCGAAGTTCAGGTCATGGTGCTGGTTGACCACCGTGAAGGACGGAATCAGGCGGTCGATGCGGATCACCTCGCCGTCGAGGACGCGGTAGCGGAAATTCTCCACCTCGAGCACCGCGCGCAGCACGGCGCACAAGAGCACGTGGAACGGCGCCAGGCCCTGCTCCTTGCACCAGGGCCGGAAATCCGGCAGCGCGAGCGGGAAGCAGATGTTGACCGCCGCGCTGTCCATGCCGTCGAACAGCGCGAAGCGGTCGCGCCGCCGTTCGAAATTCTCCACCACCACCCCTGCTTACTGCGCCTTGTTCAGGCGGCTGTGACGCACGCTGTACAGGAAGTAGGTCGCCACCGCCACGCCCATCCAGATGAAGAATACGCGGAAGGTGGCCGGCGACAGGTCCTTCATGATGTACAGGCAGGCCAGCACCGACAGGCCCGGGATCACGTAGGGGCCGAAAGGGACGCGGAAGGCGCCCGGCTCGCCGTGGCCCTGCTTGGCGCGGATCACCGGCACCGCGATCGAGACCACGATGAAGGCGGTCAGCGTGCCCATGCTCACCATGTCCCACAAGAAGGTCGAATCGACCAGGCCGGCCACCGCGCCCACCACCAGGCAGACGATGATGGTATTGCTGACCGGGGCCAGGGTGCGCTGGTTCACCTTCTGGAAGGTCTTCGGGATCAGGCCGTCGCGGCTGATCGCGTACAGGATGCGCGTCTGGCCGTAGATGGTCACCAGGGTCACCGAGAACACCGACACCACGGCGCCGAGCGACAGCACCAGCGCCGGCCAGGCCTTGCCGCTCACGTTCTGCAGGATCACCGCCAGGCCGGCCTCCTGCCCCGCGAACATGTGCGAAGGCTGGGCGCCGACCGCGGCCACCGCCACCAGCAGGTAGAAGGCGGTGACGATCACCAGCGCTGCCAGGATCCCGAGCGGCACGTTGCGGCGCGGGTTGTTGGTTTCCTCGCCGGCGGTGGCGATGGTGTCGATGCCGATAAAGGAGAAGAACACGGTGCCGGCGGCGGCGGTCACGCCGGCCATGCCCACATAGCCGCTCTCCCGGTCAGGGTTGAAGAAAGGCGTGAAGTTGGCGGCATCGAAGCCGGTGAAGGCGATCACCGCGAAGAAGATCAGGATCGCCAGCTTGATCAGCACCATGATGGCATTGGTGGTCGCCGATTCCTTGGTGCCGCGGATCAGGAGCAGGCAGCACATCGCCACCAGGATCACCGGCGGCAGGTTGAAATTGCCCGGACTGAAGTGGACGTTATGGTGATCGGATACGAACATCGGCGAGCGCAGGTGGGCCGGAATCTCCCAGCCGAAGGCGTTTACCAGGAAGTTGTTCAGGTAGTCCGACCAGCCGATCGCCACGGCGCTGCCGGCCAGGCCGTATTCGAGCAGCAGGCAGGCGGCCACGATGAAGGCGGCGAACTCGCCGACGGTCGCATAGGCGAAGGAATACGAGGAACCGGCGGCCGGCACCCGGCCCGCCAGTTCGGCGTAGCACAGCGCGGTCAGGCCGGCGGTGAGCGCGGCCAGCAGGAAGGAAAGGACCACGGCCGGACCCGCCTTCGGTACCGCCTCGACCATCGTAAAGAAGATGCCGGTGCCGATGGTGGCGCCGACGCCGATCATCGTCAGCGGGAACAGGCCGAGCGAACGCTGCAGGCCCCCTCCCGTGTGTTCGCCTTCACGATGGCGTTCAGCCTGTTTGGTACGAATCAGCTTTTGGCCCAGGGTCAGATTCACGGCATGTCCTTTGGTGGCGCAGCCTTGCGCGGCGCGGTTTGTCTCACATTGGCAGCTTGCGTGGTTACCAATTTCTTAGTTACTGATCAAAACCAGTCAAACCAGCGATTATAGGGGTTTTGCGTACGCTCAATAAAATTGTTTGCCCAAAGATGCATTTACTCAGCATCTTTTGATAGAATGGCGGCGTCCGCACCCATCCACCTGCCAGTCCGGACCATTTTTTTGGCTTTAAACATGCATTATTTATGCATCTATAAGCGGCATCTATAAGCGGCATCCATAAGGAACCAACATGATCTCGAGCGCTTCCCGTCCCTACATCGACGCTTCCGTTCCCGTCCTGCGCGAACACGGCCTGACCATCACCACCACCTTCTACCGCAGCATGTTCGAAGCCCATCCGGAGCTGAAGAACCTGTTCAACATGGGTAACCAGACCAGCGGCGTGCAGCAACAGTCGCTGGCCTCGGCGGTGTTCGCGTATGCCGCCAATATCGGCAACGCCGCCGCGCTCGGTCCCGTGGTGGGCCGTATCGTGCACAAGCACGCCTCGGTGGGCATCCGTGCCGACCATTACCCGATCGTCGGCCACCACCTGCTGGGCGCGATCAAGACCGTGCTGGGCGATGCCGCCACCGAGCCACTGCTCAAGGCATGGGAAGAGGCCTATACCTCGCTGGCCCGCCTGCTGATCGATGCGGAAGCGAAGATGTACGAGGAAGCCGGCGTGCGGCCGGGCGAGACCCGCGCGATGCGCGTGACGGAAGTGGTGCGCGAGAGCGACAACGTGATCTCGATCCGCCTTGTCCCGCTGGACGGCGGCGCCCTGCCGCCCTTCAAGGCCGGCCAGTACGTGAGCGTGGCGGTCGATTTCAAGGACGGCCGCCGCCAACTGCGCCAGTACAGCCTGTCGGACGCCAACGGCAAGGACAGCATGCGCATTTCGGTCAAGCGCGAAGATGGCAACAGCGTGGCGGCGCCCGGGGAGGTGTCGACCTGGCTGCACAATCACGTGAACGTGGGCGACGTGCTGAACGTGACCCATCCGTTCGGCGACTTCCTGCCCGATACCGAGTCGAACGAACCGGTCGTGCTGCTGTCGGCGGGCGTCGGCATCACGCCGATGATCGCGGCGCTCAACCGCATCGCGACGGTCAATCCCGAGCGCCGCGTGATCTTCGCCCACGCCGCACGCAACGAGGCGCACCATGCGCACCAGGCCGATATCGCCGCCGCCAGGGCGCGCATGCCGTACCTGCACGTGGTGACCTTCTACGAAGACGGGGAAGCAGCCGACGCCCTGAAGGGAAAAATGGACCTCGAGCGCCTGCCCTCGTGGCCGCGCGGCGAGACCGATGTCTACCTGTGCGGACCGCTGCCCTTCATGCAGGCCCAGTGGAACGCCCTGCTGGCGGCAGGCGCGCCGGCGGCCCGCCTGCACCGCGAGGTGTTCGGTCCGGACCTGCTGGACAACCTGCTGTAATTTCAAGCACCACAACGCGTAGGGTGGGCGGCTTTGCCGCCCACGCGTTCAAGCAGTGCATGCTGTGCATCGACGCATCCGATAGTTGAACGCGCGGTCGGGAGACCCGACCGCCCTACAACATCAATCCAGCAGATGCACGTTACGCCCCGTGACGCTGCGCTGCGCCGGATGGCCGTACACCCGGATCCCGCCCGAACCGCCGCCGTGCGCGACCAGCGATTGCTTCACGGTGGCGCGGATGCCGCCCGAACCGTCGGCCGCCAGGTCGGCGTCCTGGGTCGACAGCGCCGCCAGGTCCAGGCTGCCCGAACCGGCGACGCGGGCATTCAGCGAGCGCACCGCGCCCGCCGCCTGCAGCACGCCGGAACCGGCCACGCTCACGCGCGCATAGTCGCCGCGAATCTCGCCGATGTGCACGCGGCCCGAACCCGACAGGCCGAGATCCGCACTGGCGCTGCGCAGCTCGCCCGCGTCGAGCACGCCCGAGCCGCTCACGCGCGCATGCAGGCTGTCGACCTTCCCGGCCAGCGCTACCCGTCCGGAACCGCTCTTGCGCACTTCCAGCGGCGCGCCGTTCAGGTCGCGCACGAACACCTGGCCGGAACCCGAGGCCCGCACTTCGCTCAGGCGCGGCGTGGTGTAGACGATGCGCACCGGCGTCTTGCTGCGCAGGTGGCGCTCGTTGGAAATCTGCAGCGTATTGCCGCGCGTCTCGGTACGGATGTAGGGCAGCAGGTTGGCGTCGCTTTCGACCAGCAGCGAGGGCGCCGGGCCGACGCGCACCTCGACCTGCATCGAGCCGCTCACGTCCAGTTCGCCGAGCGCCGCCACCTGGCGCTGGTCGCGCGCGGCCACGCCGTCGCCCTCGACCGTGCTGTCGCTGAATACCGTATGCATGCGCACGTCGCCGTCGTTGGGCGACACGATGATGGCGCAGCCGCCCAGGGAGGCGACGGCGGCGATGGTGGCAAGGGCGATAAGCGAACGCATGGTGTTTCCTTCGTGGTTGTTGACGGATATGACTCTAACAACCCTCCTGTCGCGCCGCGCGCGGCGTGCGACAGGCTGCAAGAAACGCCGGCTGAGCTGCGCCTGGGCGTCGTCAGACGCGTGAGGAGGAGAACAAATCCTTGTGTTCACGCGGCTGCGAACGCCAGTACTGCGGCGGCGCGAACACCTGCTCGCCCAGCTGCGCCGCCGCATGCCAGGGCCAGCGCGGGTCGTACAACATGGCGCGCGCCATGCCGATGAAGTCGGCCTGGCCCTGCTGCAGGATGCTTTCCGCATGCCGGGCCTCGGTGATCAGGCCCACGCCGATGGTCGGCATGCCGGTGGCGCGCTTGATGCGCTCGGCGAAATCGACCTGGTAGCCCGGCTTGAGGGGAATCTGCTGCAGTGGCGACAGGCCGCCGCTGGAAACGTGGATGAAGTCGCAGCCGCGCTCCTTGAGCGCGGCTGCGAAGCGCAGGCTCTGTTCGATCTCCCAGCCGCCCTCGACCCAGTCGGTGGCCGAGATGCGCACGCCCACCGCCATCTCGCGCGGCACGGCGGCGCGCACCGCATCGACGACCTCGAGCGGGAAGCGCATGCGGTTTTCCAACGAGCCGCCGTAGTCGTCGTCGCGCGTGTTCGACAGCGGCGACAGGAACTGGTGCATCAGGTAGCCATGGGCCGCATGCAGCTCGATGCCGTCCAGGCCCAGTGCATGCGCGCGGCGGGCGGCATCCACGAAACCCTGCCTGACGCGCGCCAGGCCTTGCGCGTCGAGCGCCAGCGGCGGCACATCGCCTTCGGTGTGCGCCAGGCCCGACGGCGCAAGGGTCTGCCAGCCGCGCGCCTGGTCCGGCGCGATCTGGGCGCCGCCTTCCCATGGGACCGCGGTCGAGGCCTTGCGGCCGGCGTGGGCCAGCTGGATCGCGATTTTGATGGGGGAATAGCGACGTATGGCGCGGATCACCGGCGCCAGCGCTTGCTGGTGGAGGTCGGACCACAGGCCCAGGTCGTCCGGGGAAATGCGTCCCTCGGGCGTGACGGCCGTGGCTTCGATGATGAGCAGGCCGGCGCCGGACAGCGCCAGGTTACCGAGGTGGATGGTGTGCCAGTCGGTCGGCAGGCCGTCGATGCTCGAATACTGGCACATCGGGGCGATGACGATACGGTTGGGGACGTGCAGGGGACCCAGGTTGGCTGGGGAAAAAAGCATGCTGCTCATGCGGCCTCCGCTTTGCGCAAAGGCGTCAGTCTAGCTTGGTGGCGGTTTCGGTGCTGCGGGCTTGCCTGAAAAAAAGGGGGAGCAATGCTCCCCCGGTGTATCTGCTCAGCCGATCCGCGTGACCATCAGGCCCGCACGCAAGCCGATCCGCACATCCGGATTCGGAAACACGACCAGTTCCTCGTCATGCTCCACGCGGTACACGGTCTCGCCATCGGTCGCGATCACCTCCCCCTTCTTCATCGACGTGAAGTTCCAGGTCTCGCGCCCGACCGACATGCTGAATGCATCCGACAGCTTGATCACTTGCCGCGCGGTGGCGAACACGTGCGGCGCCGCCTTGGCCGGCAGGCCGGGCAGGCCACGCAGCAGACGGTCCAGCGCGCTGGAGGCATCGGCGAACTGCGACAGGTCGTTCTGCCCCAGCGTACCGACCCGCCCCAGCTCCACCGTGCTGCCGGCGGCGCCATGGTGCTCCGCCGAGTAGTAGCTGTAGGTGCCCACCGATTTCGGGTTCATGATGACGGCGCCGATCGCCGCCTGCCCCAGCCAGTCGAGCAAGACCTTGCGCGGTGCATCGGCAATGATCTCGGGCACGATCGCGAACATCGGATAGTGCGAGGGCCGGATGGCCGTGTGCAGGTCGAGGTGCCAGCGCTGCGGCCCCGCCCCGTCGAAGAAGGCGCAGGTGGCAGCAATCAGCGCATCGGCCCGCCCCGCTTCGGCGGCCGTGGCCAGCGCCCCCCTGTCCGCACGGAACATGCGGTTCAGGTCGGCGTCGATGAAGCGCTTGCCGGCGGCGATCGCGTCGATGTTCCCGACGCAGAGCATCAGGTCCACCGCCAGCGCCTCCGGAGTGCGCGACAGGGCTTCGATGAGCCAGGCCAGCATCTCGATCGGCCCGGTCTCGTCGCCGTGCACGCCCACCGACACCAGCACGCTCGGGCGCTGCACGTCGGCTGCGGCGCCCTTCACGGTGAGGATGCCGGGCGCCGGCAGGCCGACCGCGAAGCCGGCCTGTGCGAAGCGCTGCGCGACCGCGCCGAAATCGGCTTCGGCCAGCGCACGCACCGCCTCCGGCAGCGCAGCGCTGTTACCCTTGTTGGCGTCCGCGCTCATCTGCTTATGCCGCCAGGCGTTCCGGGCTGGAGCCTTCCGACAGCGCCCAGACGTCCAGCATGGCCTGCTCGAGCTCGACCGGCTGTGCGAAGCCGGTCAGGCCACGCGCCTTGGTCACTTCCTCGACAGCTGCGAGCGGGTCGACGCCCTGGCCGGCACGCTCGATCACTTGCAGCAGCAGGCGCTGCTGGGTGCGGCGCAGGGCCTGCATCGCGTAGTTGCGCAGCTGTTCCTGCGCCTTGCTCTGCGCCGGCAGCTTCAGGCCGCGCTCCAGCATGTCGATGCCGGCCTGCTGGCGCAGGGCCATGCCGACCTGCAGGAACTGGGCCAGGCTCATGCCGCCCGGACGCTGCACCGAAACCGCCGCGAACAGGAAGGTGGCCAGCGACTCGATGGTCTCGACCGCTTTCCAGGCCGCGTTGAAGGGCGCCGGCAGGCCGCTGTGACCGTCCGCTTCCGAACGGGCCGGGCTCAAGACGCGGAGCTGGTCGGCCTGGGCGAACAAGGTCGACAGCTCGGCCATGCCGTCGGTGCCGCTCGGGAGCGACAGCACGCCTTCGATCACGGCGCGCAGCAGCGAACGGGTGCGCGCATCGACCGCCATCGAGACGTCACGCGGCACCTTCAGCGCGTCGGCGTCGAGGGCATCGAACACCGGCGCCAGGTGCAGCGCCGACCAGGCGCGCGCCCAGGCCTTGACCACTTCGGTTTCGTCGACGCGGTGCTCGGCAGCCAGGTCGCGCAGCATCAGCGGACCGCAGCGGTTGACCGCCTCGTTGGCCAGCACGGTGGCCAGGATGGCATTGGCCAGCGGGTGGTTCAGCGGATCGCGGGTAGCGACCAGCTGCGCCGGGAAGTACGGACGCAGCAGCGATTCGGCCCAGACCTCCTTGGTGAGATCGAGCGCCGCCAGGGTGCGCTTGAAGCGGTTCTTCACGTTGGCGACGACGACCGCCAGTTCCGGTGCGCTCAGGCCCAGGCCGAGTGCCTTGCGGCGGGCAAGCTCGGCATCGGTCGGCAGCTGTTCCAGCTCGCGCGAGACGGCGCCTTCCGATTCCAGGTTGGTGATCAGGGCGGCATAGCCGTCCACCACCGAAGCGGTGGCCTGCGCCTGCGCTTCGCGGGTCAGGAGGTGGGTCTGCAGCGTGTTGTCGCGCAGGACCAGGTCTTCGACCGCGCCGGTCATATCGTTCAGCACGCGGTTACGGTCTTCTTCCGTCAGCTCACCGGCGTTGACTTCGGTGTCCAGCCAGATCTTGATGTTGACTTCGTGGTCCGAGCAGTCCACGCCGGCCGAGTTGTCGATCGCATCGGTGAAGATGCGGCCGCCGCACAGGGCGAACTCGATACGGCCGGCCTGGGTCGCGCCCAGGTTGCCGCCCTCGGCCACCACCTTGCAGCGCAATTCGTTGCCATCGACGCGGATGCGGTCGTTGGCGCGGTCCTTGACCTGGGCGTGGGTCTCGCTCGAGCACTTGATGTAGGTGCCGATGCCGCCGTTGTAGAACAGGTCCACCGGCGCCAGCAGGATGCGGTGCATCAGCTCTTCCGGCGACAGCGAGCTTTCCGCGATGTCGAGCGCGGCGCGCACTTCCGGGCTCAGGTCGATCGAGCGCGCATTGCGCGGGTACACGCCGCCGCCCTGCGAGATCAGGCTCTTGTCATAGTCTTCCCACGAGGAGCGTGGGAGCGCGAACATGCGTTCGCGTTCCTTGAACGAGACTTCGACATCCGGGGTCGGGTCCAGGAAGATGTGGCGGTGGTCGAACGCGGCCAGCAGCTTGAGCTGGCGCGACAGCAGCACGCCGTTGCCGAACACGTCGCCCGACATGTCGCCCACGCCCACCATGGTCACCGGGGTTGTGTTCATGTCGTGGCCCAGTTCGTAGAAGTGGCGCTTGACCGCTTCGAACGCGCCCTTGGCGGTGATGCCCATCTTCTTGTGATCGTAGCCGTTCGAGCCGCCCGAGGCGAAGGCGTCGCCCAGCCAGAAGCCGCGCTTGACGGCGATGCTGTTGGCGATGTCCGAGAAGGTCGCGGTGCCTTTGTCGGCGGCCACCACCAGGTACGGATCGTCCTGGTCGTAGCGCACGGTGTTCTCCGGCGGAACGATGGTGCCGCGCAAGCGGTTGTCGGTCACTTCCAGCAGGCTGGAGATGAACAGGCGGTATACCGACTCGCCCTCGGCCGCCACCACTTCACGCGGGGCGTTGGCCGGCATCTGCTTGCACACGAAGCCGCCCTTCGAACCGGCCGGCACGATGACGGCGTTCTTCACCATCTGCGCCTTCACCAGGCCCAGCACTTCGGTGCGGTAGTCTTCCATGCGGTCCGACCAGCGCAGGCCGCCGCGGGCGACCGGGCCGCCGCGCAGGTGCACGCCTTCGAAGCGGCGCGAGAACACGTAGATCTCGCGGTACGGACGCGGTTCCGGCGCCAGCGCCAGGTTGCTGGTGTCGACCTTGAAGATTATTTTGTCACCGCTGGAGCCTTGCTCCAGCTTCTGGAAGTAGTTGGTGCGCACCGTGGCCAGCACCAGGTCGACCAGGGCCGCCATGATTTCCTCGGTGTCGGCGTGGTTCACGCTCGACAGGCCGGCCTTCAGGGCGACCAGCTTGGCGGTGCCCGAAGCCTGCTCGGCCTCGCCGAGCTTCGGATCGAAGCGCAGCAGGAAGCCGGTGACGAATTCCATCGCCAGGGCCGGCTGGGTGCGCAGGGTTTCGGCCATGTAGCGCACCGAGAACTTCGAGCCCAGCTGGCGCCAGTAGCTGATGTAGGCGCGCACCAGCTGCACTTCGCGCACCGACAGGCCGCCCTCGATGGTCAGGCCGTTCATGCGGCCGTCTTCGGCCTCGTCGTTGAACAGGGCGGTGAACAGCTCTTCGGCCACCTCGGCGATGCCCGGCTTGATCAGCTTGGCGCCGCTTTCATCGTCCACGGCCAGCGCGGTGACGTTGTGGCGCTTGCCGTCCGCGGTGGTGAACGACCAGGTCTGCTCGCGGTCGACCGCGATGCCGGCGTTCTGCAGGGCCGGCAGGATGCGCGACAGCGACGGCACGGTCTCGCCCGAGTACAGGCGAATCGAGGCGTCGCGCGCCGCGGTGCCGCGGCTCGCGCCCGGCTCGATGCGCACGCTGACGCGGTCGTGCTGGCCGTTCTTCAGCACCGCCTGCAGGTCGCGGAAAGCGATTTCCGGCGCGGTGGCGGTGACGAACGAGACCGGAAGGTTGGCGCCGAGCTTGCGCAGGCTGCTGCGATGCGCGTGGTCTTCGACCGCGTTGCACATGGCGGCGAAACGGTCATGCCAGCCATCCAGCACCGCCAGCAGCGGCTGCTGGATGTCGGTTTCGAGGTCGAGCGGGTAGCGGGCGGCATGCGCGATCAGGTAGACGCGCGCCAGCGGGCCGTCGGCCACCAGGGTCTGGACGCGCACGTCGCGCGCGCCCGAACTGTCCTTCAGGGCCGAGGCCAGGCTCGATGCCACGGCGGCGCTGAAGCGCTCGCGCGGCAGGTAGACCAGCACGTTCAGGTGGCGCGCATACACGTCGCGGCGTGCGAAGACCTTCGGGCGCGGTTGCTTGTACAGCGACACGACCGAGCTGCACACCTGGGCCAGCCATTCCGGATCGGCTTCCAGCGCTTCGGTGCGCGGCAGCGACTCGAGGATCTCGACGAACTTCTCGGCGCGGAAACCTTCCTGGCGCACGCCGGCGATCGACAGCACCTTGGCGACGCGGCCGCGCGCGAACGGCAGGCGCGCCAGCGGGGTCGCGGTGGCGGCGCGGGTGAACAGGCCGACGAAGCAGTGCTCGCCCAGGATCTTGCCCTGGGCATCGGTGTCGCGCACGCCGATGAAGTCGAGCGGCTGGTCGCGGTGCAGCGTGCCCTCGACGTCGGCCTTGACGATCGACAGGGTGTCGGCACGGCGCGACAGGGTTTCGAAGTCGCCCGGGATGTTCGCCAGGCAGGTGCCATAGACTGGGTGGGCGGTGTCGGCGAGCACGCCGATGCGGCTCGGGATGTCGCGCTCGAGCTCGCGCACGCCCTCTTTCACCACATAGTAGGCGTAGCCGAACGGCTCGAAGCCTTCGTTCTTGGCCCACTCGAGGAAGGCGGCCACTTCCTGGCCTTCCGGGGTGCCGGCGTTGGCAGCAGCCGCGGCCACCGCGGTCAAGCGGTCGGCCATCTTGACGGCGTCGCGGTTCACGGTGGCGGCGTCGTTGGCGACCATGCGGATGCGCGCGGTCAGGGCATCCAGTTCGGAGAATTCGAGCTCGTCGCTCATCAGGATCAGCACGATCGATTCCAGCGGTGCGCCGGCTTCGCCGACGGCGCTTGCCAGGCCGCTCGCGTCACGGCGCACCGGCAGCACGGCGTTCATCACGCCGGCGGCGCTCTGGCGCTCCTTGCGCAGGGCCATGACGAAGGAATCGACCAGGTAAGGCATGTCGTCGTTCAGGATCAGCAGGGCAGTCGCCATGCCGCCGCGGCTGTCCGCATAGCGCATCGTGGCGATCTGGCAGCCGGGGCCGCTGCGCTGGGCCAGCTGCGAGAATCCTTCCCACAGCACCGGGGCCAGGCTCTCGGGCGCGGTGCCGGCCAGGTCCTCGTCGTCGAGCGAACCGAGCCAGGCGCTGATGAGCGCTCCCACCTGCGCATTGGCGCCGGTGGACTGGTTTGCGTCCACCAGCGCGA includes:
- a CDS encoding succinylglutamate desuccinylase, encoding MSADANKGNSAALPEAVRALAEADFGAVAQRFAQAGFAVGLPAPGILTVKGAAADVQRPSVLVSVGVHGDETGPIEMLAWLIEALSRTPEALAVDLMLCVGNIDAIAAGKRFIDADLNRMFRADRGALATAAEAGRADALIAATCAFFDGAGPQRWHLDLHTAIRPSHYPMFAIVPEIIADAPRKVLLDWLGQAAIGAVIMNPKSVGTYSYYSAEHHGAAGSTVELGRVGTLGQNDLSQFADASSALDRLLRGLPGLPAKAAPHVFATARQVIKLSDAFSMSVGRETWNFTSMKKGEVIATDGETVYRVEHDEELVVFPNPDVRIGLRAGLMVTRIG
- a CDS encoding NAD-glutamate dehydrogenase; amino-acid sequence: MKDMSQDLRSQTLALVDANQSTGANAQVGALISAWLGSLDDEDLAGTAPESLAPVLWEGFSQLAQRSGPGCQIATMRYADSRGGMATALLILNDDMPYLVDSFVMALRKERQSAAGVMNAVLPVRRDASGLASAVGEAGAPLESIVLILMSDELEFSELDALTARIRMVANDAATVNRDAVKMADRLTAVAAAAANAGTPEGQEVAAFLEWAKNEGFEPFGYAYYVVKEGVRELERDIPSRIGVLADTAHPVYGTCLANIPGDFETLSRRADTLSIVKADVEGTLHRDQPLDFIGVRDTDAQGKILGEHCFVGLFTRAATATPLARLPFARGRVAKVLSIAGVRQEGFRAEKFVEILESLPRTEALEADPEWLAQVCSSVVSLYKQPRPKVFARRDVYARHLNVLVYLPRERFSAAVASSLASALKDSSGARDVRVQTLVADGPLARVYLIAHAARYPLDLETDIQQPLLAVLDGWHDRFAAMCNAVEDHAHRSSLRKLGANLPVSFVTATAPEIAFRDLQAVLKNGQHDRVSVRIEPGASRGTAARDASIRLYSGETVPSLSRILPALQNAGIAVDREQTWSFTTADGKRHNVTALAVDDESGAKLIKPGIAEVAEELFTALFNDEAEDGRMNGLTIEGGLSVREVQLVRAYISYWRQLGSKFSVRYMAETLRTQPALAMEFVTGFLLRFDPKLGEAEQASGTAKLVALKAGLSSVNHADTEEIMAALVDLVLATVRTNYFQKLEQGSSGDKIIFKVDTSNLALAPEPRPYREIYVFSRRFEGVHLRGGPVARGGLRWSDRMEDYRTEVLGLVKAQMVKNAVIVPAGSKGGFVCKQMPANAPREVVAAEGESVYRLFISSLLEVTDNRLRGTIVPPENTVRYDQDDPYLVVAADKGTATFSDIANSIAVKRGFWLGDAFASGGSNGYDHKKMGITAKGAFEAVKRHFYELGHDMNTTPVTMVGVGDMSGDVFGNGVLLSRQLKLLAAFDHRHIFLDPTPDVEVSFKERERMFALPRSSWEDYDKSLISQGGGVYPRNARSIDLSPEVRAALDIAESSLSPEELMHRILLAPVDLFYNGGIGTYIKCSSETHAQVKDRANDRIRVDGNELRCKVVAEGGNLGATQAGRIEFALCGGRIFTDAIDNSAGVDCSDHEVNIKIWLDTEVNAGELTEEDRNRVLNDMTGAVEDLVLRDNTLQTHLLTREAQAQATASVVDGYAALITNLESEGAVSRELEQLPTDAELARRKALGLGLSAPELAVVVANVKNRFKRTLAALDLTKEVWAESLLRPYFPAQLVATRDPLNHPLANAILATVLANEAVNRCGPLMLRDLAAEHRVDETEVVKAWARAWSALHLAPVFDALDADALKVPRDVSMAVDARTRSLLRAVIEGVLSLPSGTDGMAELSTLFAQADQLRVLSPARSEADGHSGLPAPFNAAWKAVETIESLATFLFAAVSVQRPGGMSLAQFLQVGMALRQQAGIDMLERGLKLPAQSKAQEQLRNYAMQALRRTQQRLLLQVIERAGQGVDPLAAVEEVTKARGLTGFAQPVELEQAMLDVWALSEGSSPERLAA